The Neofelis nebulosa isolate mNeoNeb1 chromosome X, mNeoNeb1.pri, whole genome shotgun sequence genome has a segment encoding these proteins:
- the FANCB gene encoding Fanconi anemia group B protein has translation MSSNEQERLLCYNGEVLIFRLSKRDVAGKGPAEIPMLQVRRMVFDRGTRAFIQKSTGFFMLKEENSHLKIVCCNCVSDFRIGINLPYVMIQCNKKNTFRYVLLFLHSTNKFEKRLSFRLSHELKDGVRVLNGPLVLWKRAEKFYCISSLNGKVMTVSVNFSSVQWAGEIENLGMVLLGPKACFLSEEGCTQKLSKSDYAIWKTTFCVYSLENEEVISDAYIIPPAYSSVVTCVHVCATENVNNQLRMSLIALTRKNQLISFQNGTPKSVCQLPFGDPCAVQLMDSGGGELFIVSFKSNDICAVWKKNFQVAAKWEKISSVLIDDFIGAGTEQVLLLFQDSLNSDCLSSFTVTDLGNINYSSETLDCNEDDLFEDKEGNHYLMIPPLERRLKVGLASIQELKQHLLLKEKIISKYWKILINLIQGKDESTSAAEKAHLVTLCGKEENPVCTFEEKIPDDFQDSERLIEKIWYRVIDDSLVVGVKTTSSLKLSLNHVTLSLVMDQAHSSSCRLIKCHNRVIKLSRDFPPASRSVPCEIGSEAKRIKLTIDSEEEGEEEEEEEEKDEESSAGEQASEKECVQVITAVTPFSPLLAFIDFCCIVLLQIRERENGNSSEDHYIWCGRLFISLEDLSSRKYLLTFPKKKPIEHVEDLFALLTAFNRACFQITSPTYSLTSMKTWLLEHMKCEVIQEFPEICFCKRPGSFYGTLFNWKQRTPFEGILIVCSRNQTVLFQCLHNLIGALPINCFLRKLKSGSEDFLIDHLASSLEKELVILGSLSSALVEVENNLVQSCEASKEKSSGVVAALSDRKENIHPYRKEFQREKTQTLGTNLKLWPGPQFCRAAARKRNRLHSGPSCALLSWPAPDTETSGIEQSLCIGSCWYLCHRSTS, from the exons ATGTCATCTAACGAACAAGAAAGGCTCTTGTGTTATAATGGGGAAGTCCTTATTTTTCGATTGTCTAAAAGAGATGTTGCAGGTAAAGGGCCTGCAGAAATACCCATGTTACAAGTCAGGAGAATGGTATTTGACAGAGGAACAAGAGCTTTTATTCAGAAGTCCACTGGATTCTTTATGCTAAAGGAAGAAAactctcatttaaaaattgtgtgttgCAACTGTGTGTCAGATTTCAGAATTGGAATTAATCTTCCTTATGTTATGATACAGTGCAATAAAAAGAACACTTTCAGAtatgttcttctgtttcttcacagtaccaataaatttgaaaaacgtTTGAGTTTTAGACTAAGCCATGAGTTGAAGGATGGTGTAAGGGTCCTTAATGGCCCTTTAGTTTTATGGAAACGTGCAGAAAAATTCTACTGTATCTCTTCTCTAAATGGCAAAGTTATGACTGTGTCTGTTAATTTTTCCTCTGTTCAGTGGGCAGGGGAGATTGAAAATCTAGGTATGGTGTTATTAGGACCAAAGGCATGTTTTTTATCTGAGGAAGGATGCACCCAAAAGCTTTCAAAATCGGATTATGCAATTTGGAAGACCACATTTTGTGTATACTCCCTTGAAAATGAAGAAGTCATAAGTGATGCATACATTATCCCTCCTGCTTATAGCAGTGTGGTAActtgtgtgcatgtctgtgcaACTGAGAATGTCAACAACCAGTTAAGAATGTCTCTGATTGCCCTTACTCGAAAGAATCAACTGATTTCATTTCAAAATGGGACGCCAAAAAGCGTGTGCCAGCTTCCCTTTGGAGATCCTTGTGCAGTTCAGCTTATGGACTCAGGTGGAGGAGAGCTTTTCATCGTATCCTTTAAGTCCAATGACATTTGTGCTGTTTGGAAAAAGAACTTTCAG GTTGCTGCTAAGTGGGAAAAAATTAGCTCAGTACTGATAGATGACTTCATAGGAGCTGGAACTGAACAAGTACTGTTACTTTTTCAGGACTCCTTGAATTCAGATTGCCTGAGTTCATTTACAGTAACAGATCTTGGCAACATAAACTATTCA agtGAAACATTGGATTGCAATGAAGATGACTTATTTGAAGACAAAGAAGGGAATCATTATTTGATGATTCCACCTCTGGAAAGAAGATTGAAA GTTGGATTGGCTTCTATTCAGGAATTAAAGCAGCATCTCTTgcttaaggaaaaaattatttcaaaatattggaaaattttaataaacctGATTCAAGGGAAAGATGAAAGTACATCAGCTGCAGAGAAG gCACATCTTGTTACTCTTTGTGGTAAAGAAGAAAACCCTGTCTGCACCTTTGAGGAAAAGATACCAGATGATTTTCAAGATTCAGAACGGCTAATAGAGAAGATATGGTACCGTGTAATAGATGATAGCTTGGTTGTTGGAGTGAAAACGACATCTTCTTTGAAGCT GTCCCTGAATCATGTGACTTTATCACTGGTAATGGATCAAGCTCATAGCTCCAGCTGTCGGCTTATTAAGTGTCACAATAGGGTGATCAAGTTGAGTAGGGATTTTCCCCCAGCATCACGCTCAGTGCCATGTGAAATAGGATCAGAGGCAAAAAGGATCAAGTTGACTATTGAtagtgaggaagagggagaggaagaggaagaagaagaggagaaggatgAGGAAAGCTCTGCTGGAGAACAAGCAtctgagaaagagtgtgtgcaagtCATTACTGCTGTAACACCTTTTTCACCACTTTTAgcattcattgatttctgttgCATTGTGCTGCTACAAAttagggagagggaaaatggtaACTCTTCTGAAGATCATTATATTTGGTGTGGCAGACTTTTCATAAGTCTAGAAGATCTTTCAAGTAGGAAATACCTGctgacatttccaaagaagaaaccTATAG AACACGTGGAAGATCTCTTTGCACTTCTCACAGCATTTAACAGAGCTTGTTTTCAAATCACATCGCCCACCTATTCTCTGACTTCAATGAAGACGTGGCTACTAGAACACATGAAATGTGAAGTAATCCAAGAATTTCCAGAAATTTGCTTTTGCAAAAGGCCAGGAAGTTTCTATGGCACACTCTTTAACTGGAAACAAAGAACACCATTTGAAGGGATTTTGATAGTCTGTTCCAG gaatCAAACAGTTTTGTTCCAGTGCCTTCATAATCTCATTGGAGCTCTCCCTATAAATTGTTTCTTGAGAAAACTAAAATCAGGAAGTGAGGATTTCCTAATTGATCATTTGGCATCATCTTTGGAGAAGGAATTGGTTATCCTTggttctctttcttctgccttaGTTGAGGTTGAAAACAACTTGGTGCAGAGTTGCGAAGCAAGCAAAGAAAAGAGTAGTGGTGTTGTGGCTGCTTTAtcagacagaaaggaaaacatcCATCCCTACAGAAAGGAATTTCAGAGAGAAAAGACGCAAACGTTGGGGACGAACCTAAAA